A genomic segment from uncultured Erythrobacter sp. encodes:
- a CDS encoding cysteine desulfurase, which yields MNAPTTIKRDLRAEYPGLVTAEGKPWHYLDTAATAQKPRAVIDAMARALGEDYATVHRGVYARSAEMTLAYEAARRKVAGFIGGTEDELIFTRGATEAINLVANTWGRANLKAGDRILLSQLEHHSNIVPWQMIAQQTGAVIDVCPLTADHQIDLGAAEAMLTEAHKLVAFGHVSNVLGSVLDAPRAAALAHKVGAKLLLDGCQSAPHMPVDVAALGCDFYVFSAHKLYGPTGIGALWARAELLTDMPPWEGGGAMIDRVTFERTTYASGPQRFEAGTPAITEAITFGAAVDYVESIGLGHIHANEQALVALLRRELGAMNDVTLFGPEGSAGIVSFTIDDIHPHDLGTILDEANVAIRAGHHCAQPLMDYLGVPATARASFGVYSTGADIDALMAGIARTRKIFGKG from the coding sequence GTGAACGCCCCCACGACCATCAAGCGCGACCTGCGTGCGGAATACCCCGGCCTCGTCACGGCCGAGGGTAAGCCGTGGCATTACCTCGACACCGCCGCCACCGCGCAGAAGCCGCGCGCCGTGATCGACGCCATGGCGCGCGCGCTGGGCGAAGATTACGCCACCGTCCACCGCGGGGTCTATGCCCGCTCGGCCGAGATGACGCTCGCTTACGAGGCCGCGCGGCGCAAGGTCGCTGGCTTCATCGGCGGCACCGAAGACGAACTGATCTTCACCCGCGGCGCGACCGAGGCGATCAATCTGGTTGCCAACACCTGGGGCCGGGCGAACCTGAAGGCCGGTGACCGCATCCTGCTCTCGCAGCTGGAGCATCATTCGAACATCGTGCCGTGGCAGATGATCGCGCAGCAAACGGGTGCGGTGATCGACGTTTGCCCGCTGACGGCGGACCACCAGATCGACTTGGGCGCCGCCGAAGCGATGCTGACCGAGGCGCACAAGCTGGTCGCCTTCGGCCATGTCTCCAATGTGCTCGGGAGCGTGCTCGATGCTCCGCGTGCTGCCGCGCTGGCGCACAAGGTCGGCGCAAAGCTGCTGCTCGACGGGTGCCAGAGCGCGCCGCACATGCCGGTCGATGTCGCCGCGCTGGGCTGCGATTTCTACGTCTTCTCCGCCCATAAGCTCTACGGCCCGACCGGGATCGGCGCGCTGTGGGCACGGGCCGAGCTGCTCACGGATATGCCCCCGTGGGAAGGCGGCGGGGCGATGATCGACCGTGTGACGTTCGAACGCACCACCTACGCCTCCGGCCCCCAGCGGTTCGAGGCCGGGACGCCCGCGATCACCGAAGCGATCACCTTTGGCGCGGCGGTGGACTACGTCGAGAGCATTGGGCTGGGTCACATCCACGCCAACGAACAGGCGCTGGTCGCCCTCCTGCGCCGCGAGCTTGGGGCGATGAACGACGTCACCCTGTTCGGCCCCGAGGGCAGCGCCGGGATCGTCAGCTTCACCATCGACGATATTCACCCGCACGACCTCGGCACGATCCTCGACGAGGCGAATGTCGCGATCCGCGCCGGGCACCACTGCGCCCAGCCCTTGATGGACTACCTCGGCGTTCCCGCCACTGCACGCGCCAGCTTCGGGGTTTACTCCACCGGGGCCGACATCGACGCGCTGATGGCCGGGATCGCTCGCACCCGTAAGATTTTTGGAAAAGGATGA
- a CDS encoding SUF system Fe-S cluster assembly protein, producing MDSSTDHPDMTKPPRARVADAVDTDAAPETPRNRDYLEGFLAAKTGTAVGGEGSDLQADVIAALREIFDPEIPVNIYDLGLIYGVEVDDNRDATVTMTLTTPHCPVAESMPGEIELRVASVPGIRDAEVVLVWEPAWGPHKMSDEARLELGML from the coding sequence ATGGACAGCTCAACCGATCACCCGGACATGACCAAGCCGCCGCGCGCCCGTGTCGCGGACGCGGTCGATACCGACGCTGCGCCCGAAACCCCGCGCAACCGCGACTATCTCGAAGGCTTCCTCGCCGCCAAGACCGGCACAGCAGTCGGCGGCGAAGGCAGCGACCTTCAGGCCGACGTGATCGCCGCCCTGCGCGAGATTTTCGATCCGGAAATCCCCGTCAATATCTACGACCTCGGCCTCATCTATGGCGTCGAGGTGGACGACAACCGCGATGCCACCGTCACCATGACGCTGACGACGCCGCATTGTCCGGTCGCTGAAAGCATGCCGGGTGAGATCGAGCTGCGCGTTGCGTCCGTGCCGGGGATCCGCGACGCCGAAGTGGTGCTGGTGTGGGAACCCGCTTGGGGCCCGCACAAGATGAGCGATGAAGCGCGGCTCGAACTGG